The Apium graveolens cultivar Ventura chromosome 11, ASM990537v1, whole genome shotgun sequence genome has a window encoding:
- the LOC141695909 gene encoding uncharacterized protein LOC141695909 yields the protein MRFGTEDYEDVIRPHEDPLIVNPLVGQNKVWEVLVDTGSSANILFHKTYSKMNLEGEQLEPCNEAPLYAFGGDHIQFEGTITLSVIFGKLPYTSEKQVKFYVVQIESPYKAIMGRSFPSTFEVIKSIPHLKLKFLKEKGVGEMRGD from the coding sequence ATGAGATTCGGTACTGAAGATTATGAGGATGTAATACGCCCGCATGAAGACCCCCTCATCGTCAACCCTCTTGTCGGGCAAAACAAAGTTTGGGAAGTGCTGGTTGACACTGGAAGTTCAGCCAACATCCTGTTCCACAAGACCTACTCTAAGATGAATCTGGAGGGCGAGCAACTAGAGCCTTGTAATGAAGCACCTCTTTATGCCTTCGGCGGGGATCATATTCAGTTCGAAGGTACAATTACTCTGTCAGTTATCTTCGGTAAACTACCCTATACTTCGGAAAAGCAGGTGAAGTTTTATGTGGTTCAGATTGAAAGTCCATACAAAGCAATCATGGGACGTTCGTTTCCATCCACTTTCGAGGTGATAAAATCTATTCCCCATCTCAAGCTAAAATTCCTAAAAGAGAAGGGAGTGGGTGAAATGAGGGGCGATTAA